The following are encoded together in the Anopheles nili chromosome 3, idAnoNiliSN_F5_01, whole genome shotgun sequence genome:
- the LOC128727690 gene encoding peptidoglycan-recognition protein SC2-like: MNKFAAVLVLASICLAGVSAQCPRIVTRAQWGARAASTSQLPIRPAPWVVMHHTAGAHCTTDAACAQQMRNIQSFHMDGNGWADIGYNFLVGENGAAYEGRGWGRQGAHAPGYNDRSVGMGVMGTFTNGIPNAAARNAAQQLISCGVSLGHIASNYWLIGHRQAVATACPGNAFFNEIRNWPRFNPNV; this comes from the coding sequence ATGAACAAGTTCGCCGCCGTCCTGGTGCTGGCCAGCATCTGCCTGGCTGGTGTGTCCGCCCAGTGTCCACGCATCGTGACCCGCGCTCAGTGGGGAGCTCGTGCCGCCAGTACGTCTCAGCTGCCGATCCGTCCGGCCCCGTGGGTCGTGATGCATCACACCGCCGGTGCTCACTGCACCACGGATGCGGCTTGTGCCCAGCAGATGCGCAACATCCAGTCTTTCCACATGGACGGTAATGGTTGGGCCGACATCGGTTACAATTTCCTGGTTGGTGAGAATGGTGCTGCTTACGAGGGCCGCGGTTGGGGCCGTCAGGGAGCCCACGCTCCAGGATACAACGATCGCTCGGTCGGCATGGGTGTGATGGGAACCTTCACGAATGGTATTCCGAATGCGGCCGCTCGTAATGCCGCCCAGCAGCTGATCTCTTGCGGTGTTTCGCTTGGACACATCGCTTCCAACTACTGGCTGATTGGACACCGACAGGCCGTGGCCACTGCCTGCCCTGGAAACGCGTTCTTCAACGAGATCCGTAACTGGCCGCGATTCAACCCGAACGTTTAA